The Pirellulimonas nuda genome includes a region encoding these proteins:
- a CDS encoding transposase: MPRTSRASAGNVCYHVLNRGNARMTVFHKDEDYAAFLKLLGEANERVSMRLLAFCLMPNHFHLVAWPRRDGDLSRWMQWLLTAHVRRYHRHYRSSGHVWQGRFKAFPVESDDHLLTVMRYVERNPIAAKTIPIRKAQNWPWSSAGRPPRGTEPVALDPGPAPRGASWPEWVNQPLDEQELAELQISLERGRPYGGPDWQRSTAGKLGLESTLRPRGRPRKKTQ, translated from the coding sequence ATGCCCCGCACCTCCCGCGCCTCGGCCGGCAACGTCTGCTACCACGTGCTGAACCGTGGCAACGCGCGGATGACCGTCTTCCACAAAGACGAAGACTACGCGGCGTTCCTCAAGCTGCTCGGCGAGGCCAACGAGCGGGTTTCGATGCGGCTGCTGGCCTTCTGCCTGATGCCCAATCACTTTCATTTGGTCGCCTGGCCGCGACGCGACGGCGACCTCAGCCGCTGGATGCAGTGGCTGCTCACCGCCCACGTGCGCCGCTACCACCGCCACTACCGTTCGTCGGGCCACGTCTGGCAGGGGCGGTTCAAGGCGTTCCCGGTCGAGTCCGACGACCACCTGCTGACGGTCATGCGCTACGTCGAGCGCAACCCGATTGCGGCCAAGACAATCCCAATCCGCAAGGCGCAGAACTGGCCCTGGTCGTCGGCGGGCCGGCCCCCGAGGGGGACCGAACCGGTAGCGCTCGATCCGGGCCCGGCGCCCCGGGGAGCGTCGTGGCCCGAATGGGTGAATCAGCCGCTCGACGAGCAGGAGCTGGCGGAGCTGCAAATCAGCCTCGAGCGGGGCCGCCCGTACGGCGGCCCCGATTGGCAGCGCTCGACCGCCGGCAAGCTGGGGCTAGAGTCAACGCTCCGCCCCCGCGGCAGGCCCAGGAAGAAAACGCAGTAA